A stretch of the Panicum virgatum strain AP13 chromosome 9N, P.virgatum_v5, whole genome shotgun sequence genome encodes the following:
- the LOC120693497 gene encoding two-component response regulator EHD1-like isoform X1 yields the protein MDQELWPSGLRVLVIDNNISYLKVMEELLIKCSYKVTTYNNVREAMSFIYGNEQTVDLIICDLFFPTEDSLLILQEVTSKFGIPTVIMSSNGDTSTVMKYITNGASDFLIKPLRIEELKNIWQHVFRKQIGAEHRKCNIAQHIDQLSYRTTTEATATLDSEIRENNGTVTDILDLRKSRLIWTMQLHRQFIAAVNSLGPEKAVPKKILEIMKVKHLTREQVASHLQKYRLHLRNSSQTLYKDDTPSSSSYPNNESSILRTQLNSSSNSLYFDQDGCMEIADYSLPKDDLSSGSECTLGERNNYSPECFQDFRWDSDKQGSETTYLWNFEAE from the exons ATGGACCAAGAGCTGTGGCCTTCTGGGCTAAGAGTCCTGGTCATCGATAACAACATTTCGTACCTGAAGGTTATGGAGGAACTACTTATCAAGTGCAGCTACAAGG TTACAACATATAATAATGTTAGAGAAGCAATGTCCTTCATCTACGGCAACGAGCAAACTGTTGACCTCATCATTTGCGATTTGTTCTTTCCAACTGAAGACAGTTTACTGATTCTGCAAGAAGTTACATCAAAGTTTGGCATCCCTACCGTGA TAATGTCTTCAAACGGAGATACGAGCACAGTGATGAAGTACATCACCAATGGGGCTTCCGATTTCCTGATAAAGCCTCTGAGGATTGAAGAACTGAAGAACATCTGGCAGCATGTGTTCCGGAAGCAAATTGGGGCGGAGCACAGAAAGTGCAACATTGCTCAACATATCGATCAGCTGTCATATCGAACCACTACTGAAGCAACGGCGACGTTGGACAGTGAGATAAGAGAGAATAACGGGACGGTCACAGATATACTGGACCTCAGGAAGTCAAGGCTCATCTGGACTATGCAGCTGCACCGCCAATTCATTGCAGCTGTGAATTCCCTGGGACCAGAGA AGGCAGTTCCAAAGAAGATACTGGAAATAATGAAGGTTAAACATTTGACAAGAGAGCAAGTCGCAAGCCACCTGCAG AAATACAGGCTTCACCTAAGAAATTCATCCCAAACATTGTACAAAGATGATACGCCTTCATCGTCGAGCTATCCCAACAATGAATCCAGCATTCTAAGAACCCAACTCAACAGTTCTTCGAATTCACTGTATTTTGATCAAGATGGATGCATGGAGATCGCGGACTACTCTTTGCCCAAGGACGACCTCTCAAGTGGCTCAGAATGTACTCTGGGAGAACGAAACAACTACTCACCTGAATGTTTTCAGGATTTCAGATGGGATTCAGATAAACAGGGATCTGAAACAACGTATCTATGGAACTTCGAGGCAGAGTGA
- the LOC120693497 gene encoding two-component response regulator EHD1-like isoform X2 gives MDQELWPSGLRVLVIDNNISYLKVMEELLIKCSYKVTTYNNVREAMSFIYGNEQTVDLIICDLFFPTEDSLLILQEVTSKFGIPTVIMSSNGDTSTVMKYITNGASDFLIKPLRIEELKNIWQHVFRKQIGAEHRKCNIAQHIDQLSYRTTTEATATLDSEIRENNGTVTDILDLRKSRLIWTMQLHRQFIAAVNSLGPEIPKKILEIMKVKHLTREQVASHLQKYRLHLRNSSQTLYKDDTPSSSSYPNNESSILRTQLNSSSNSLYFDQDGCMEIADYSLPKDDLSSGSECTLGERNNYSPECFQDFRWDSDKQGSETTYLWNFEAE, from the exons ATGGACCAAGAGCTGTGGCCTTCTGGGCTAAGAGTCCTGGTCATCGATAACAACATTTCGTACCTGAAGGTTATGGAGGAACTACTTATCAAGTGCAGCTACAAGG TTACAACATATAATAATGTTAGAGAAGCAATGTCCTTCATCTACGGCAACGAGCAAACTGTTGACCTCATCATTTGCGATTTGTTCTTTCCAACTGAAGACAGTTTACTGATTCTGCAAGAAGTTACATCAAAGTTTGGCATCCCTACCGTGA TAATGTCTTCAAACGGAGATACGAGCACAGTGATGAAGTACATCACCAATGGGGCTTCCGATTTCCTGATAAAGCCTCTGAGGATTGAAGAACTGAAGAACATCTGGCAGCATGTGTTCCGGAAGCAAATTGGGGCGGAGCACAGAAAGTGCAACATTGCTCAACATATCGATCAGCTGTCATATCGAACCACTACTGAAGCAACGGCGACGTTGGACAGTGAGATAAGAGAGAATAACGGGACGGTCACAGATATACTGGACCTCAGGAAGTCAAGGCTCATCTGGACTATGCAGCTGCACCGCCAATTCATTGCAGCTGTGAATTCCCTGGGACCAGAGA TTCCAAAGAAGATACTGGAAATAATGAAGGTTAAACATTTGACAAGAGAGCAAGTCGCAAGCCACCTGCAG AAATACAGGCTTCACCTAAGAAATTCATCCCAAACATTGTACAAAGATGATACGCCTTCATCGTCGAGCTATCCCAACAATGAATCCAGCATTCTAAGAACCCAACTCAACAGTTCTTCGAATTCACTGTATTTTGATCAAGATGGATGCATGGAGATCGCGGACTACTCTTTGCCCAAGGACGACCTCTCAAGTGGCTCAGAATGTACTCTGGGAGAACGAAACAACTACTCACCTGAATGTTTTCAGGATTTCAGATGGGATTCAGATAAACAGGGATCTGAAACAACGTATCTATGGAACTTCGAGGCAGAGTGA